From Nerophis lumbriciformis linkage group LG13, RoL_Nlum_v2.1, whole genome shotgun sequence, one genomic window encodes:
- the nr4a2a gene encoding nuclear receptor subfamily 4 group A member 2a has protein sequence MPCVQAQYGSSPQGASPASQSYSYHSAGEYSCDFLTPEFVKFSMDLTNTEITATTSLPSFSTFMDNYNAGYDVKPPCLYQMPHAGDQSSIKVEDVQMHAYHHHHHHHHHQQGHLPAQSDDMMPHAGPVYFKPASPHAPNTPNFQVQPGSMWEDPGSLHSFHHNYMMEQQRKNPAVSRLSLFSFKQSPPGTPVSSCQMRFDGPLHVSMSHEGPAAAAAQSFAVPSALRKQAGLAFPHSLQLGHAHPLADSQAPSPPSRGSPSNEGLCAVCGDNAACQHYGVRTCEGCKGFFKRTVQKNAKYVCLANKNCPVDKRRRNRCQFCRFQKCLVVGMVREVVRTDNLKGRRGRLPSKPKSPQEPSPPSPPVSLISALVRAHVDSNPSMSALDYSRFQANPDYHMSGDNTQHIQQFYDLLTGSMEIIRGWAEKIPGFCELLKQDQDLLFESAFLELFVLRLAYRSNPVEGKLIFCNGVVLHRLQCVRGFGEWVDAIVEFSSNLQGMNIDISAFSCIAALAMVTERHGLREPKRVEELQNKIINCLKDQVTFTSGGLSRPNYLSKLLGKLPELRTLCTQGLQRIFYLKLEDIVPPPAIIDKLFLDTLPF, from the exons ATGCCCTGCGTCCAGGCTCAGTATGGATCATCACCCCAAGGCGCCAGCCCCGCGTCCCAGAGCTACAGCTACCACAGCGCGGGAGAGTACAGCTGCGACTTCCTCACGCCGGAGTTCGTGAAGTTCAGCATGGACTTGACCAACACCGAGATCACGGCCACCACCTCCCTGCCCAGCTTCAGCACCTTCATGGACAACTACAACGCGGGCTACGACGTCAAGCCGCCCTGCCTCTACCAGATGCCGCACGCCGGGGACCAGTCGTCCATCAAGGTGGAGGACGTCCAGATGCACGCCtaccaccatcaccaccaccatcaccaccaccagcAGGGCCACCTGCCGGCCCAGTCCGACGACATGATGCCCCACGCCGGGCCCGTGTACTTCAAACCGGCGTCGCCGCACGCCCCCAACACGCCCAACTTCCAGGTGCAGCCGGGCTCCATGTGGGAGGACCCGGGCTCCTTGCACAGCTTCCACCACAACTACATGATGGAGCAGCAGCGCAAGAACCCGGCCGTGTCGCGGCTCTCGCTCTTCTCCTTCAAGCAATCGCCGCCCGGCACGCCCGTGTCCAGCTGCCAGATGCGCTTCGACGGCCCGCTCCACGTCTCCATGAGCCACGAGGGTCCGGCCGCGGCGGCGGCGCAGAGCTTCGCGGTGCCGAGCGCGCTCCGCAAGCAGGCCGGACTGGCCTTCCCGCACTCGCTGCAGCTGGGCCACGCACACCCGCTGGCGGACTCCCAGGCGCCGTCGCCGCCCTCCCGGGGCTCGCCCTCCAACGAGGGCCTGTGCGCAGTGTGCGGGGACAACGCGGCCTGCCAGCACTACGGGGTTCGAACCTGCgagggctgcaagggatttttCAAG CGCACCGTGCAGAAAAACGCCAAATACGTCTGCTTGGCGAATAAAAACTGTCCTGTGGACAAACGCCGGAGGAACCGGTGCCAGTTCTGCAGGTTCCAGAAGTGCCTGGTGGTGGGGATGGTGCGAGAAG tggtgaGGACGGATAATCTGAAAGGTCGAAGAGGACGTCTGCCGTCCAAGCCTAAAAGCCCCCAGGAGCCCTCGCCCCCGTCCCCGCCTGTCAGCCTCATCAGCGCACTGGTTCGGGCCCATGTGGACTCCAACCCGTCCATGTCGGCACTGGACTACTCCAGA TTCCAGGCCAACCCGGACTACCACATGAGCGGCGACAACACGCAGCACATCCAGCAGTTCTACGACCTTCTGACGGGATCCATGGAGATCATCCGCGGGTGGGCGGAAAAGATCCCGGGTTTCTGCGAGCTGCTCAAGCAGGACCAGGACCTCCTGTTCGAGTCCGCCTTCCTGGAGCTCTTCGTCCTGAGGCTCGCGTACCG GTCCAACCCGGTGGAGGGGAAATTAATTTTCTGCAACGGCGTCGTGCTGCACAGGCTGCAGTGCGTGCGTGGATTCGGCGAGTGGGTGGACGCCATCGTGGAGTTTTCTTCCAACTTGCAGGGCATGAACATTGACATATCTGCCTTCTCCTGCATCGCCGCGCTCGCCATGGTCACAG AGAGACACGGCCTGAGGGAGCCCAAGCGCGTGGAGGAGCTGCAGAACAAGATCATCAACTGCCTGAAAGACCAAGTGACTTTCACCAGCGGCGGCCTGAGCCGACCGAACTATTTGTCCAAACTCCTGGGCAAGCTGCCCGAACTGCGCACGCTGTGCACGCAAGGTCTGCAGCGCATCTTTTACCTCAAACTAGAAGACATAGTGCCTCCGCCCGCCATCATTGACAAACTTTTCCTCGACACGCTCCCGTTCTGA